The DNA window TAACCGTGGACGGTTAAAACAGCATTTAGATTTAGCCGATGTGATGCCTTATTGGGAATACATTCATAATGATAACAGCCACCCACGACCTCATCATGTAAAACTGCACGGTACTATCCGCCCTGCAAACGATCCTTTCTGGCGTTATTACTATCCAATCAAGGCGTATGGTTGTCATTGTACAGTAATCGCCCACGATAAAGATGATTTAGTGGAAATGGATAAGCACGTTTCACCACCTGTTGAAATTGAATTTGAAGATAAATTGGTTGGTGTGAGAAGTGGTAATCCAAGAACCATTAATCTCCCCAAAGGCTATGATGCAGGTTTTTCCCCACATAATTTTGACAACCTCACTGCAAGCAGAAATCAATCTGTGGATGCGGTGCTAATGCAAAAATTAAGTCAGTCTGAGCCACGCTTTGCGAGCCGTTTGATTAATGATGTGATTCGCCAACGCCCACAAGCAATCGCAATGTTAAACACCGCAATGACAGAGATGGTTGAAAGCGTTGCGAAAGAGAAACTCGCACGCGGTCAAATGAAGTATGTAGGTGTGCTGCATGATGATGTCTTGACTAAGTTAGATGGACTAGACAAAGCCCCGCAAAGTGCCGTGATTGCCGTGCGTGATCAAGATGTGTTACACGCCTTACGAGAAAGCAAGCAAGCTAAAGGCATTAATCTGCCGATTGAGTTTTGGAAACAGTTACCTGAAAAATTGCGTAATCCTAAAGCGATTTTACTCGAAAGCCAACAAAAACAGCCAACGTTAGTGTTTGTGTATGATACAGAACAAGGCAAGGTAGCGATCAAAATGGATTATGAGATACAAAAGCAAGATCCTCTAACGCAGAAAAAACAACGGGTCAAAGTAAATATGGTAAGAACGGCAAGCACAATAAAAAGCGATGTTGAATGGAATGATTTTAAGAAAAGCTATGACTTATTATGGGGGAATTTAGATTAGTGCGGTGGTTTGCCTGATTCGAACAGGATAATGACGGATGAAACATTGCCGCCAACCTTTCCAGTAGGAAACCCCCACCGCCGCTTGGTTTGCCTGATTCAAACAGGATAATACGGGCAGAACCGCAACCTTTCCAGTAGGAAACCTCCAAGCTCAAATACTATAAGCTAAACCCTTTTTTTACGCAATAGGTCGCCAATGATTAAAATTCAGCTTAAAAACGAACTTGCCAGCAAGCAAATCGCCCAAATTGCCACTCAGTTACAAAAGCCTCGCCAGCTCTATGGCGTGTTGGGCGAAACGTTGAAAAAAATTCAC is part of the Mergibacter septicus genome and encodes:
- a CDS encoding phage minor head protein, with amino-acid sequence MAIENGFTFKEQVRYFEKKLNLPTDSYLDVLGEEHDYFFMVAGANRNELVNAFRQAVDEAITNGETLQSFRKRFDKIVDKTGWQYKGGRNWRTRIIYDTNVYGAYNRGRLKQHLDLADVMPYWEYIHNDNSHPRPHHVKLHGTIRPANDPFWRYYYPIKAYGCHCTVIAHDKDDLVEMDKHVSPPVEIEFEDKLVGVRSGNPRTINLPKGYDAGFSPHNFDNLTASRNQSVDAVLMQKLSQSEPRFASRLINDVIRQRPQAIAMLNTAMTEMVESVAKEKLARGQMKYVGVLHDDVLTKLDGLDKAPQSAVIAVRDQDVLHALRESKQAKGINLPIEFWKQLPEKLRNPKAILLESQQKQPTLVFVYDTEQGKVAIKMDYEIQKQDPLTQKKQRVKVNMVRTASTIKSDVEWNDFKKSYDLLWGNLD